The proteins below are encoded in one region of Glandiceps talaboti chromosome 17, keGlaTala1.1, whole genome shotgun sequence:
- the LOC144448250 gene encoding armadillo repeat-containing protein 3-like isoform X2, with translation MGKKTKKDSEPPPKDTFDPLLVESKQAATVVLMLDSPEEDVQTRACEAIYKFAEKCDDNKALLLELGAMPALLKLVSAEDKVVRRNATMSIGVMAVHPEVRKLLRKTDAIQQVIKLLAPEEDTLVHEFASLFLASMANEFTSKVQIFEQDGIEPLIRLLSDPDPDVQKNSVEAVCLMLQDFQTKAAIRELNGIQPLLDLLKSEYPVIQEFALVSLARCTEDTENREVLRELGGLERLVEFIGTPEFNDLHVHALFVMSNCLEDTESMELIQSTGGLQKLLQFATESTLPEVQQNAAKAMTRAAKNSENRKIFHEQEAEKTLIQLLESDNVQVQAAAAQTIATMSENLLSKAAIGELEGIGPLVKLLNSDNGEVREASSLALANLTTASSNNCTEVVEQKGVEPLINLLGDTKEGAQANGAVVLTNMASDEIMRTDIQGRGIVSALTSPLLSKNVVVQSKAALAVAAFVCDASSRAELRTSGGLAALTKLLTSGNEEVRRSASWAIVVCATDTPTAMEVSKLGGLETLQEIEQSSTRQNQFSLAALDRLLDSNLPAKYALTGKLGPMDIIQDGFYDPGQLKPGGKFQTLEEYSKLKPEPKRPILLVNTKAPESQASSPVPVPSEADVKTESKVSVKSSRSNVRGRKESKKEREEREERERQEAERLAELQKVQAAQSSTWHPPADQALETYITEVITNVGPLPTTREQVVAVAQFVSEKMGGPIERGQLTNFSYELPISQLKHDLDSNIIPIGKITTGIHYHRALLFKVLCDNIAVGVSLVRGEYGRAWNEVMLTDDEAPGAPTFPPKEYIIDLIHDPGRLMRSDCADAVNYQKL, from the exons ATGGGGAAGAAGACAAAAAAGGATAGTGAACCTCCACCAAAGGATACT TTTGATCCTTTGTTGGTTGAGAGTAAACAAGCAGCTACAGTTGTTTTAATGTTGGATAGTCCAGAAGAAGATGTACAAACTAGAGCTTGTGAAGCTATCTATAAATTTGCTGAAAAAT GTGATGATAACAAAGCATTATTACTAGAGCTAGGTGCCATGCCTGCATTGCTAAAACTCGTTTCTGCTGAAGACAAAGTAGTCAGAAGAAATGCAACAATGTCTATAGGTGTCATGGCAGTGCATC CTGAAGTAAGAAAACTTTTGAGGAAGACAGATGCAATTCAACAAGTGATAAAACTCCTGGCTCCAGAAG AGGATACGTTAGTGCATGAGTTTGCTTCACTGTTCCTTGCCTCTATGGCTAATGAATTTACCAGTAAAGTACAGATCTTTGAACAAGATGGCATAGAACCACTGATCAGATTACTATCAGACCCAGATCCTGATGTACAGAAGAATTCTGTAGAAGCTGTTTGTCTGATGTTACAGGATTTCCAAACTAAGGCAGCCATTAG GGAACTGAATGGTATTCAACCACTGCTAGACTTATTGAAATCAGAATACCCAGTCATTCAGGAGTTTGCTCTTGTAAGTCTTGCAAGATGTACAGAAGACACTGAGAACAGAGAGGTACTCAGAGAACTTGGTGGACTGGAAAGATTGGTGGAATTTATTGGAACACCG GAATTCAATGAtctgcatgtacatgcattgtttGTGATGTCAAACTGTTTAGAAGACACAGAAAGTATGGAATTGATACAAAGCACTGGTGGACTACAGAAATTACTACAGTTTGCTACAGAATCTACACTACCTGAAGTCCAACAAAATGCTGCCAAGGCCATGACAAGGGCTGCTAAGAATT CTGAGAATCGTAAAATCTTTCATGAGCAAGAAGCAGAGAAGACATTGATACAACTACTAGAATCAGACAATGTACAAGTCCAGGCTGCTGCCGCTCAAACTATCGCCACAATGTCAGAAAATTTATTGTCAAAGGCAGCCATAGGAGAACTTG AGGGTATTGGACCATTAGTGAAACTTCTAAACAGTGACAATGGTGAAGTGAGAGAAGCCTCATCCCTTGCATTGGCCAACCTTACCACAGCCAGTTCTAACAATTGCAC TGAAGTAGTAGAACAGAAGGGAGTAGAACCATTGATAAACTTACTTGGTGACACTAAGGAGGGTGCCCAAGCCAATGGAGCTGTTGTACTTACAAACATGGCATCAGATGAAATAATGAGAACAGATATACAGGGTAGAGGAATAGTGTCTGCACTCACATCACCTCTACTTTCAAA aaatgttgtagttcagAGTAAAGCAGCTTTGGCTGTAGCCGCATTTGTTTGTGATGCAAGTTCAAGAGCTGAG ttACGTACATCTGGAGGTCTGGCAGCACTCACTAAATTATTAACATCTGGCAATGAGGAAGTTAGACGCAGTGCATCATGGGCAATTGTAGTCTGTGCTACAGATACTCCTACTGCTATGGAAGTCAGTAAACTTGG gGGTTTAGAGACACTTCAAGAGATAGAACAATCTAGCACAAGACAAAACCAGTTCAGCCTGGCAGCATTAGACAGACTACTAGACAGTAACTTACCAGCAAAGTACGCCCTCACAGGTAAACTTGGTCCTATGGATATCATTCAAGATGGATTCTATGACCCAGGACAG CTTAAACCAGGTGGTAAATTCCAGACACTAGAGGAATACAGTAAACTAAAACCAGAACCCAAGAGACCAATTTTACTAGTCAACACCAAGGCACCAGAAAGTCAAGCCAGCTCACCTGTACCTGTACCGTCTGAAGCAGATGTTAAAACGGAATCTAAAGTGTCTGTTAAAAGTTCTAGATCTAATGTCAG AGGAAGAAAAGAATCCAAGAAAGAGAGGGAAGAGAGAGAGGAGCGTGAACGCCAGGAAGCTGAGAGATTGGCAGAGTTACAGAAAGTACAGGCTGCCCAATCATCCACATGGCATCCACCAGCTGATCAAGCACTTGAAACATACATCACTGAAGTCATTACAAATGTTGGCCCATTGCCAACTACAAGGGAACAAGTTGTAGCAGTGGCACA GTTTGTGAGTGAAAAGATGGGTGGTCCTATTGAGAGAGGACAACTGACAAATTTCAGTTATGAATTACCAATCAGTCAATTAAAACATGATCTAGATAGTAATATCATACCTATTGGTAAAATTACTACAGGTATACACTACCACAGAGCTCTTTTATTTAAG GTGTTGTGTGACAACATAGCTGTTGGTGTGTCATTGGTACGTGGTGAATATGGCAGAGCTTGGAACGAAGTTATGTTGACAGATGACGAAGCA CCTGGTGCTCCAACATTTCCACCCAAGGAGTACATCATAGACTTGATACATGATCCAGGCAGACTGATGAGATCTGACTGTGCTGATGCTGTTAACTATCAAAAACTCTAG
- the LOC144448587 gene encoding protein fuzzy homolog: MAAYLVCLTAGGGVPLFTRSKGDIKPLAFAEVGMLNGVQMFAQNHGVKLQSTTTDEAKIAWKVYHESITLIVVMSDDGSTDTHLYRLLDNVFNAMVLLVGLEDLVTVKNVERLKRDLKACYKLVDTLLDDTNYFGDLTDSVDIHISPENPQLQDHLEAFVNAADSTYGCLSIAGRVAVATQKWWDLTGQELALLSLLHRSLPAVSSRDVAVYLPHSSPKIPHRLLTFQLVHEVEACVLCGPTPTLEEVREKLVDQHWKAALELLKSCARTHPRNFPSTTEVDIGILGFILVNTENHRCLATIHPNPSEEKHPLHRMLSVNRRRDVLKTFYRTVVGTYYPPVHSPEKEEVTFDLHASLSHKVKETYLCGDDYKCYALQQDKYQIFVAYAPHVPTFALRSVTQNTLQALSKDKKKSS, translated from the exons ATGGCGGCATATTTGGTTTGTTTGACGGCAGGCGGAGGGGTTCCGTTGTTTACAAGGTCCAAAGGAGACATAAAACCG ttGGCCTTTGCAGAGGTAGGAATGTTGAATGGAGTTCAAATGTTTGCACAGAATCATGGTGTAAAACTACAGAGTACTACCACAGATGAAGCTAAGATTGCATGGAAAGTCTACCATGAAAG tATAACTTTGATAGTTGTTATGAGTGATGATGGTTCTACTGACACACATCTCTACAGATTATTagataatgtattcaatgcaaTG GTGTTACTAGTTGGCCTAGAAGATCTAGTTACAGTGAAAAATGTGGAAAGGTTGAAAAGAGACTTAAAG GCCTGTTATAAACTGGTAGATACGTTACTAGatgatacaaattattttggtgATCTAACAGATTCTGTAGATATACATATTAGTCCAGAGAATCCACAGTTACAG GATCATTTAGAGGCTTTTGTGAATGCTGCTGACAGTACATATGGTTGTTTATCTATTGCTGGTAGAGTTGCCGTGGCAACCCAAAAATGGTGGGACTTAACTGGCCAAGAATTAGCTCTTCTTTCACTTCTACACAGATCACTTCCTGCTGTGTCTTCTAGAGATGTAGCTGTCTATCTCCCACATAGCAGTCcaaag ATTCCACATAGACTACTTACATTTCAATTGGTACATGAGGTTGAAGCATGTGTACTGTGTGGACCAACACCAACATTGGAGGAAGTAAGAGAGAAATTAGTAGATCAACACTGGAAGGCAGCTTTGGAATTGTTAAAAAGTTGTGCCAGAACTCATCCCAGGAATTTCCCATCCACTACAGAGGTTGATATTGGAATTTTAGG GTTTATTTTGGTGAATACAGAGAATCATCGATGTCTTGCAACTATACACCCCAATCCTTCAGAAGAGAAACATCCTTTACATAGAATGCTAAGTGTTAATAGAAGAAGAGATGTCTTGAAGACATTCTATAGGACAGTTGTTGGTACTTATTATCCACCTGTACATAGCCCTGAGAAAGAAG aagtgacctttgacctccatgCATCCCTGTCTCACAAAGTGAAAGAGACATACCTATGTGGTGATGATTATAAATGCTATGCACTACAACAAGACAAGTATCAGATATTTGTGGCCTATGCACCTCATGTACCAACCTTTGCGCTCAG GTCTGTAACACAAAACACACTGCAAGCTCTGAGCAAAGACAAGAAAAAGAGCAGCTAA
- the LOC144448250 gene encoding armadillo repeat-containing protein 3-like isoform X1 — protein sequence MGKKTKKDSEPPPKDTFDPLLVESKQAATVVLMLDSPEEDVQTRACEAIYKFAEKCDDNKALLLELGAMPALLKLVSAEDKVVRRNATMSIGVMAVHPEVRKLLRKTDAIQQVIKLLAPEEDTLVHEFASLFLASMANEFTSKVQIFEQDGIEPLIRLLSDPDPDVQKNSVEAVCLMLQDFQTKAAIRELNGIQPLLDLLKSEYPVIQEFALVSLARCTEDTENREVLRELGGLERLVEFIGTPEFNDLHVHALFVMSNCLEDTESMELIQSTGGLQKLLQFATESTLPEVQQNAAKAMTRAAKNSENRKIFHEQEAEKTLIQLLESDNVQVQAAAAQTIATMSENLLSKAAIGELEGIGPLVKLLNSDNGEVREASSLALANLTTASSNNCTEVVEQKGVEPLINLLGDTKEGAQANGAVVLTNMASDEIMRTDIQGRGIVSALTSPLLSKNVVVQSKAALAVAAFVCDASSRAELRTSGGLAALTKLLTSGNEEVRRSASWAIVVCATDTPTAMEVSKLGGLETLQEIEQSSTRQNQFSLAALDRLLDSNLPAKYALTGKLGPMDIIQDGFYDPGQAKYYGSSYEDREGDWLKPGGKFQTLEEYSKLKPEPKRPILLVNTKAPESQASSPVPVPSEADVKTESKVSVKSSRSNVRGRKESKKEREEREERERQEAERLAELQKVQAAQSSTWHPPADQALETYITEVITNVGPLPTTREQVVAVAQFVSEKMGGPIERGQLTNFSYELPISQLKHDLDSNIIPIGKITTGIHYHRALLFKVLCDNIAVGVSLVRGEYGRAWNEVMLTDDEAPGAPTFPPKEYIIDLIHDPGRLMRSDCADAVNYQKL from the exons ATGGGGAAGAAGACAAAAAAGGATAGTGAACCTCCACCAAAGGATACT TTTGATCCTTTGTTGGTTGAGAGTAAACAAGCAGCTACAGTTGTTTTAATGTTGGATAGTCCAGAAGAAGATGTACAAACTAGAGCTTGTGAAGCTATCTATAAATTTGCTGAAAAAT GTGATGATAACAAAGCATTATTACTAGAGCTAGGTGCCATGCCTGCATTGCTAAAACTCGTTTCTGCTGAAGACAAAGTAGTCAGAAGAAATGCAACAATGTCTATAGGTGTCATGGCAGTGCATC CTGAAGTAAGAAAACTTTTGAGGAAGACAGATGCAATTCAACAAGTGATAAAACTCCTGGCTCCAGAAG AGGATACGTTAGTGCATGAGTTTGCTTCACTGTTCCTTGCCTCTATGGCTAATGAATTTACCAGTAAAGTACAGATCTTTGAACAAGATGGCATAGAACCACTGATCAGATTACTATCAGACCCAGATCCTGATGTACAGAAGAATTCTGTAGAAGCTGTTTGTCTGATGTTACAGGATTTCCAAACTAAGGCAGCCATTAG GGAACTGAATGGTATTCAACCACTGCTAGACTTATTGAAATCAGAATACCCAGTCATTCAGGAGTTTGCTCTTGTAAGTCTTGCAAGATGTACAGAAGACACTGAGAACAGAGAGGTACTCAGAGAACTTGGTGGACTGGAAAGATTGGTGGAATTTATTGGAACACCG GAATTCAATGAtctgcatgtacatgcattgtttGTGATGTCAAACTGTTTAGAAGACACAGAAAGTATGGAATTGATACAAAGCACTGGTGGACTACAGAAATTACTACAGTTTGCTACAGAATCTACACTACCTGAAGTCCAACAAAATGCTGCCAAGGCCATGACAAGGGCTGCTAAGAATT CTGAGAATCGTAAAATCTTTCATGAGCAAGAAGCAGAGAAGACATTGATACAACTACTAGAATCAGACAATGTACAAGTCCAGGCTGCTGCCGCTCAAACTATCGCCACAATGTCAGAAAATTTATTGTCAAAGGCAGCCATAGGAGAACTTG AGGGTATTGGACCATTAGTGAAACTTCTAAACAGTGACAATGGTGAAGTGAGAGAAGCCTCATCCCTTGCATTGGCCAACCTTACCACAGCCAGTTCTAACAATTGCAC TGAAGTAGTAGAACAGAAGGGAGTAGAACCATTGATAAACTTACTTGGTGACACTAAGGAGGGTGCCCAAGCCAATGGAGCTGTTGTACTTACAAACATGGCATCAGATGAAATAATGAGAACAGATATACAGGGTAGAGGAATAGTGTCTGCACTCACATCACCTCTACTTTCAAA aaatgttgtagttcagAGTAAAGCAGCTTTGGCTGTAGCCGCATTTGTTTGTGATGCAAGTTCAAGAGCTGAG ttACGTACATCTGGAGGTCTGGCAGCACTCACTAAATTATTAACATCTGGCAATGAGGAAGTTAGACGCAGTGCATCATGGGCAATTGTAGTCTGTGCTACAGATACTCCTACTGCTATGGAAGTCAGTAAACTTGG gGGTTTAGAGACACTTCAAGAGATAGAACAATCTAGCACAAGACAAAACCAGTTCAGCCTGGCAGCATTAGACAGACTACTAGACAGTAACTTACCAGCAAAGTACGCCCTCACAGGTAAACTTGGTCCTATGGATATCATTCAAGATGGATTCTATGACCCAGGACAG gccAAGTATTATGGTTCTAGCTATGAAGACCGAGAGGGGGATTGG CTTAAACCAGGTGGTAAATTCCAGACACTAGAGGAATACAGTAAACTAAAACCAGAACCCAAGAGACCAATTTTACTAGTCAACACCAAGGCACCAGAAAGTCAAGCCAGCTCACCTGTACCTGTACCGTCTGAAGCAGATGTTAAAACGGAATCTAAAGTGTCTGTTAAAAGTTCTAGATCTAATGTCAG AGGAAGAAAAGAATCCAAGAAAGAGAGGGAAGAGAGAGAGGAGCGTGAACGCCAGGAAGCTGAGAGATTGGCAGAGTTACAGAAAGTACAGGCTGCCCAATCATCCACATGGCATCCACCAGCTGATCAAGCACTTGAAACATACATCACTGAAGTCATTACAAATGTTGGCCCATTGCCAACTACAAGGGAACAAGTTGTAGCAGTGGCACA GTTTGTGAGTGAAAAGATGGGTGGTCCTATTGAGAGAGGACAACTGACAAATTTCAGTTATGAATTACCAATCAGTCAATTAAAACATGATCTAGATAGTAATATCATACCTATTGGTAAAATTACTACAGGTATACACTACCACAGAGCTCTTTTATTTAAG GTGTTGTGTGACAACATAGCTGTTGGTGTGTCATTGGTACGTGGTGAATATGGCAGAGCTTGGAACGAAGTTATGTTGACAGATGACGAAGCA CCTGGTGCTCCAACATTTCCACCCAAGGAGTACATCATAGACTTGATACATGATCCAGGCAGACTGATGAGATCTGACTGTGCTGATGCTGTTAACTATCAAAAACTCTAG